The sequence GGAAAACTACCTGTTGAACGAGGTGTTGTATTAGATTTTGATGATATCTTACGCAAAGAAGTAATTATGCAATTAATGAATAATTCTAAATTATATTTCTGTAAAATTGAAGAAAAATTTTTGATTGATTTCAAAGAGTATTTTGCGAAGGAATTGCAAGCGCTACAGGTTTTTGTAGATGATGGTATTTTAGAGATTACAGAAGAAGGAATTTTTGCAAATCCTACCGGATCTATGTTAATTCGTAATATTGCAATGTGTTTTGATGCTTATTTAGAAAAGATACCTCACGAAAAAAGACGCTTTTCTAAAACAGTCTAATGCAAGACATTGCTTCTGCTTGTGTTAAGTGCGCAAAATGTATCCAAGGGTGCGCAACTTATCAGATTCATCGCGATGAGGTGCATTCTCCACGAGGATTTTTGGAACTTATTAAATCCGTAGAGATTGCTCAGCAAGAAGAATTTTTAGATACTTGTTTTTTGTGCACGCATTGTGTTAGTGCCTGTCCTATTGGACTTCCTATTGATTTTGCTATTATGCAATCAAGAAGGGAAAATAAACAAGGAGTTTTAAAGAGGTTTTATTTTTTCTTGTTGAGACATAGAAAAATCATGGATTTTGTTTTTTTATTTTTATCTTTTTTACCTCCCTGTTTTTTTAAGCAGAAAAAAGTAGGGGTAATTTTTAAGATTCCTTTTAAACATCAAGCATTTTTACAAAAATATAAAAAATATCAATCTAAAAAATATTCAAGAAAGGTCGCAATTTTTATTGGTTGTTTGGCAAATTATAATTATTCTGAAACAGGAGATGCTTTATTAAAAATTTTAGATTCTCTTGAAATTGAGGCTTTAATACCTAAGCAAGAATGTTGTAGTGCACCTGCACTATTTAGTGGAGACTTTGATACAAGTTTAAAACTTATCAAAAAAAATATCATATATTTCGAAAAAATTATTGATGAAGTGGAGGCAATTTTGATTCCAGAGGCCACTTGTGCATCTGTGATTATTAAAGATTGGCAGAGGGTATTAGAGTATTATCAAGAAGAAGAATATTTACAAAAATTAAAACTAATACAACATAAGTTTTTTTTAACAAGTGTTTTTTTTGCTATGCATACAGATCTGAGAAAAAAAATGATACAAACAAAGCAGAAAATTACCTATCATGATCCATGTCATGCTTGTAAATCTTTAAAAATTAAAACCCCTCCAAGAGAGCTTTTGCAACATTATGATTTAGTGGAACTTGAGGATAGTGAGAGTTGTTGTGGATTTGGAGGAATTACTTTGCAGATTAAGAAAAATGATTTGATAAAAAAAGTTGGTGAAAAAAAAATAGATAAGATTCTAGAAACCAATGCTGAGATTGTAAGTGCAGAATGTAGTGCATGCCATGCACAAATTGCAACTTTATTAGCCGAGAAAAAAAGCAAAGTGGTTTTCAAACATCCCTTAGAGTTGATTGCGCAAACTCTAAAAAAAGAATGAAGTCATATTGAATAATTTTTATTATTAGATTTTAGATTTTTTAAATGAAGAAAATTTTAAAAAAATTTTTTGCAAGAAGCTAAGTTTTACATTTTTATGTTTAAGTAATATATTTAAAATTTTTTTACGCTTAAACATAATTGCGCAATTTAAAGGAGACATTGTGCCGCCTTCATTGGGATTTGCGCCATATTGTAAAAGTAGCTGTGCCATTTCAAAATATCCTTTGAAGCACACACCGGCTAATGGGGTTTGATTTCGATTGTTTTTTTGGTCAACCTGCGCGCCTCTCTCTAGTAATAATTTCGCAGCTTCTAAGCTATTGTGATAACTTGCAAGCATTAAAAGAGTATCGCCCTTGTGATTTGCGAGATTTACATTTAATCCATGATCTAACATGATCTTTAGAGATTCTGCATCATTTTCCCTGGCAAAATCAAAGCTTTGTGCACAAAATTTTTCCATTTCTTCTTGTTCTTGTGGCGTTAGTTCCATAATAATTCCTTAAAATTAAGATATTGCAAGCATTGAGATGATCAAACTAAAGTAAAAAGTTGTAGTTTGATTTTGTATAATTATATAATTTTTATCAAATTTTTAAGGAAACTTATGCCTAGAAAAATTAAAATAGCAATTCTTTTTAGCGGCAATGGCAGTAATATGCAAAATATTATTGAAACTTTTCATCAAAAAAAAATTGCCCATGAAAGCAAGGAGTATTTTTTTGAAATAAAGGGATGTGTTTGTAATCAAAAAGATGCTTTTGGAATCACAAGAGCAAAAAATTTAGGAATTCCTTGCTTATTGCTTCCTCATCAAGATTTTGCTGACAGGATTTCTTTTGATTTGGCACTCGAGAAGGAAATAAAAAAAATGGAGGTTGATTTGGTGGTTTTAGCAGGTTTTATGCGAATACTCTCCAAAAAATTTTGTGATAGCTTTAAAATTATTAATATTCACCCTTCTTTATTGCCAAAATATAAAGGAGCAAATGCAATTATTGAAAGTTTTGAAAGTGGTGATAGGGAAGTGGGGGTAAGTGTGCACTGGGTTAATGAAGAATTAGATGGTGGTGCAATTATTTTACAAAAAAGTTTTTTGAGAATGCCTGAGGATTCTTTGGAGGTTTTTAGTCAAAAAATTCATGCTTTAGAATATGAAATCTACCCTGAAGCAATAAAAAAAGCAATTGCTAGTTTGTAAGGAGATAGGATGGAAGAAGTTATTTTTCATAATCTTATTGCGTTTGCAATTATTTCAATTCTTATTGTGGTTGCACCATTTTTAAGTAAAATTAGCAGGATTCCCATTGTTGTGGTGGAGATGTTTTTGGGTGCTTTTGGGGTTTATTTTGGCCTTTTTCATATTACAGAAGCAGTGGAGATCTTTGCAAAAATCGGCTTTTTGTTTTTGATGTTTTTGTGTGGTATGGAAGTGGATTTGCGTGGCTTCAGACAATTAGGAAAAGATTTTCTTAAATATGCGATTTTATATTTTTTCGTACTTTATTTGGGAGCATGTAGTATTGTGGTTATTTTTGGCTTGCCTCATATTTTTATTGCCGCACTTCCTGTAATGAGTTTGGGGATGATCATGGCATTAATTAGGGATTATGGCAAAGATGAGCCTTGGTTAAATCTCGCGCTAAGAATTGGAATTGTTGGCGAGCTTTTGAGTATCGGGGTGTTGGTTTTTATCAATGGGATTTATTCCTATGGCCTTACTTTTGAACTTTATAAAACTTTACTGGTACTTTTTGGTTTTGTTATTATTATTGGTATGATTTTTATGCTAATTAAAATTTTGTTTTGGTGGTTTCCAAATTTTAAAATATTTTTAATGCCTTATGATGATACGCAAAATC is a genomic window of Helicobacter anatolicus containing:
- a CDS encoding cation:proton antiporter, with product MEEVIFHNLIAFAIISILIVVAPFLSKISRIPIVVVEMFLGAFGVYFGLFHITEAVEIFAKIGFLFLMFLCGMEVDLRGFRQLGKDFLKYAILYFFVLYLGACSIVVIFGLPHIFIAALPVMSLGMIMALIRDYGKDEPWLNLALRIGIVGELLSIGVLVFINGIYSYGLTFELYKTLLVLFGFVIIIGMIFMLIKILFWWFPNFKIFLMPYDDTQNQDIRICMMLFFVLIVAVMWLGLENVLGAFLAGMIIATFFPYKHELIHKLNDIGFGFFVPLFFINVGATLKIDIVLHNPKLLYYGVLIACSMIFLRILAASVAFKKYFTYTRDLVLYAFSDSMPLTFLVATAALGLELGAMNQNTYYAFLLAAMFEGVVFIVIIKMIYTFWKIKK
- a CDS encoding (Fe-S)-binding protein, producing MQDIASACVKCAKCIQGCATYQIHRDEVHSPRGFLELIKSVEIAQQEEFLDTCFLCTHCVSACPIGLPIDFAIMQSRRENKQGVLKRFYFFLLRHRKIMDFVFLFLSFLPPCFFKQKKVGVIFKIPFKHQAFLQKYKKYQSKKYSRKVAIFIGCLANYNYSETGDALLKILDSLEIEALIPKQECCSAPALFSGDFDTSLKLIKKNIIYFEKIIDEVEAILIPEATCASVIIKDWQRVLEYYQEEEYLQKLKLIQHKFFLTSVFFAMHTDLRKKMIQTKQKITYHDPCHACKSLKIKTPPRELLQHYDLVELEDSESCCGFGGITLQIKKNDLIKKVGEKKIDKILETNAEIVSAECSACHAQIATLLAEKKSKVVFKHPLELIAQTLKKE
- a CDS encoding ankyrin repeat domain-containing protein, with product MELTPQEQEEMEKFCAQSFDFARENDAESLKIMLDHGLNVNLANHKGDTLLMLASYHNSLEAAKLLLERGAQVDQKNNRNQTPLAGVCFKGYFEMAQLLLQYGANPNEGGTMSPLNCAIMFKRKKILNILLKHKNVKLSFLQKIFLKFSSFKKSKI
- the purN gene encoding phosphoribosylglycinamide formyltransferase codes for the protein MPRKIKIAILFSGNGSNMQNIIETFHQKKIAHESKEYFFEIKGCVCNQKDAFGITRAKNLGIPCLLLPHQDFADRISFDLALEKEIKKMEVDLVVLAGFMRILSKKFCDSFKIINIHPSLLPKYKGANAIIESFESGDREVGVSVHWVNEELDGGAIILQKSFLRMPEDSLEVFSQKIHALEYEIYPEAIKKAIASL